Proteins found in one Mycoplasmopsis citelli genomic segment:
- a CDS encoding diadenylate cyclase, whose product MLVIFILLIVLLTFWVAIAILLVLLWPRISNFISKKIVRNKYLSLGKSSQERLIYELKDTVEYLSKRKIGALITLENNENLDNLRTDGIILNANLSSSLLIAIFNKDSPIHDGAVIIRDNKIYYASTFYKITKKSVDNSYGSRHRAALGISEQSDATTIVVSEESGAISILKGGLMTKVPISEFKETLLKYIKD is encoded by the coding sequence ATGCTTGTGATTTTTATTTTATTAATTGTTTTATTAACTTTTTGAGTGGCAATAGCAATTTTACTAGTGCTTTTATGACCAAGAATTAGCAATTTTATTTCCAAAAAAATTGTTCGTAATAAATATTTAAGCTTAGGAAAATCATCCCAAGAACGCTTAATTTATGAACTTAAAGACACTGTGGAATATTTATCAAAACGTAAAATTGGAGCTCTAATTACCTTAGAAAATAATGAAAATTTAGACAATTTACGTACTGATGGAATTATTTTAAATGCGAACTTATCTAGTTCCTTACTTATTGCTATTTTTAATAAAGATAGCCCTATTCACGATGGAGCGGTGATTATTCGAGATAATAAAATTTATTATGCATCTACTTTTTATAAAATCACCAAAAAAAGTGTTGATAATTCTTATGGATCTCGTCATCGAGCTGCTCTGGGAATTTCTGAGCAATCTGATGCAACCACTATTGTTGTTTCTGAAGAAAGCGGAGCAATTAGCATTCTTAAGGGTGGATTGATGACTAAAGTGCCAATTAGCGAATTTAAAGAAACACTTCTTAAATACATTAAAGATTAA
- a CDS encoding CNNM domain-containing protein has translation MPLHLIIIFLVILFILFLLSSIFSGSETAYTTISVAKINFLVENKARNALLIQKQKNKFNQILGTILIGNNIVNVGSSVLSSFLLSQFFAQDSIIPTIISIAAVTPVLLIFGEIGPKLIAKHHTVKYLQIFAPFIEIMYWILWVITLPISKIGKEVLVTHTEDELKTMINLAQNEGVLQTGESILVKNALDLDSRKVQQHYIKLKDVSYLDYKDNIAKAKLVFKETNYARLPIMKNGELIGMVMLKDIFHLQRGKIINYM, from the coding sequence ATGCCTTTACATTTGATAATCATTTTTTTAGTTATTTTATTTATTTTGTTTTTACTTAGTAGCATTTTTAGTGGAAGCGAAACTGCTTACACTACTATTTCAGTAGCTAAAATTAACTTTTTAGTGGAAAACAAGGCTCGAAATGCCTTGTTAATCCAAAAACAAAAAAATAAATTTAATCAAATTTTAGGAACCATTTTAATTGGAAATAATATTGTTAATGTTGGTTCATCGGTACTTAGCTCATTTTTATTATCGCAATTTTTTGCACAAGATAGCATTATACCAACTATCATTTCCATTGCAGCAGTAACTCCAGTTTTACTGATTTTTGGAGAAATTGGCCCTAAATTGATCGCCAAACATCACACGGTTAAATACTTGCAAATCTTTGCTCCTTTTATTGAAATTATGTACTGAATTTTATGAGTTATAACACTTCCAATTAGTAAAATCGGGAAAGAAGTGCTAGTTACTCATACTGAAGATGAACTTAAAACCATGATTAATTTAGCTCAAAATGAGGGAGTGTTACAAACTGGTGAGAGTATTTTGGTTAAAAATGCACTGGATTTAGACTCAAGAAAAGTCCAACAACATTACATTAAGCTTAAAGATGTTTCGTATTTAGATTATAAAGACAACATCGCTAAAGCCAAGTTAGTCTTTAAAGAAACTAATTATGCACGACTTCCAATTATGAAAAATGGTGAATTAATCGGAATGGTTATGCTTAAGGATATTTTTCATCTTCAAAGAGGAAAAATTATTAATTATATGTAA
- a CDS encoding GGDEF domain-containing protein, whose translation MRNKNRVIGISIIFVIFAISFVALLIAIIFNLGNAYILGWLSLGVVSSLAVEATLLYFVLSKFVKSRELIKKSFNSFVEDIMSNNNIGIIIYDSGQEIIWSSSFLKSKFKNNFIGWSVDDFFAKFFSDKKKIDLNENKIEFSENDHIYEAQFWPISNTIVIRDISTENLFKTQAWEQKPVIGEIEIDNFQLYQSILSEEQFFRLNKAVIDTIEEYVKKYNIIYRQYTNGKFVILTNEKTLYELKEDQFDLFMKINQKEIEGLNKLSLSIGFASGWSSFQKQIEEAKKALLQAQNRGGDQVAIFSNTQNPIYYGSKSEIVADNSRTKIKNIALELQSKLKNPQIDKVIVYGHKMVDLDAIGAAYGIYQIAKGFGKEAYIGNYSFDHTTKMMMSEMKNVFDGSFLVSNMETLTKMTNENTLVVLVDNSDVQRTDNPDALKNTDRNNVFVLDHHRIGKSIDYCPVTNIYIDTGASSASEIVTEIISFIENKVIIDPVTAQLLLNGIYLDTNQFSKSVSQRAFAAAGYLEAKGAKGSIAGEILKIDNETRKTVDLILKNLTEVKEGFFLAYSNIEASNDTISIAADEILKIKGRVASFVVAKLKGSKEKAKYKLSARGINTNVQIICESVGGGGHFNSAAALSQEDLNVFVDNIKHAIIMTGAKKNESNFT comes from the coding sequence TTGAGAAACAAAAATAGAGTTATCGGAATTAGTATTATTTTTGTAATATTTGCTATCTCTTTTGTAGCACTTTTAATTGCAATTATTTTTAATCTTGGGAATGCATACATTTTGGGATGGTTATCACTTGGAGTTGTATCTTCACTAGCTGTTGAGGCAACTTTATTATATTTTGTTCTCTCAAAATTTGTTAAATCTAGAGAACTAATCAAAAAATCGTTTAACTCGTTTGTTGAAGATATTATGTCTAATAATAATATCGGAATTATTATTTATGATTCAGGGCAAGAAATTATTTGGAGTAGCTCATTTTTAAAATCAAAGTTTAAAAATAATTTTATCGGTTGAAGTGTTGATGATTTTTTTGCTAAGTTTTTTAGTGATAAAAAGAAAATAGATTTAAATGAAAATAAAATCGAATTTTCTGAGAATGATCATATTTATGAAGCTCAATTTTGGCCTATTTCCAATACTATTGTTATTAGAGATATTTCTACTGAAAACTTATTTAAGACCCAAGCTTGAGAACAAAAACCAGTTATTGGAGAAATTGAAATTGATAACTTTCAACTGTATCAATCAATTCTTTCTGAAGAACAATTTTTTAGACTTAATAAAGCTGTTATTGATACTATCGAAGAATATGTTAAAAAATATAACATTATTTATCGCCAATATACTAATGGTAAATTTGTTATTCTTACTAATGAAAAAACTTTATATGAACTTAAAGAAGATCAATTTGATTTATTTATGAAAATCAATCAAAAAGAAATTGAAGGGTTAAACAAACTTTCATTATCAATTGGATTTGCTAGCGGTTGAAGTTCATTTCAAAAACAAATTGAAGAAGCAAAAAAAGCCCTTTTACAAGCTCAAAATCGTGGTGGAGATCAGGTTGCAATTTTTTCAAATACTCAAAATCCAATTTATTATGGTTCAAAATCCGAAATTGTCGCTGATAATAGTCGGACCAAAATTAAAAATATTGCTTTAGAATTACAAAGTAAACTAAAAAATCCACAAATTGACAAAGTAATTGTTTATGGGCATAAAATGGTTGATTTAGACGCTATTGGAGCTGCTTATGGAATTTACCAAATTGCTAAAGGATTTGGCAAAGAAGCTTATATTGGGAATTATAGCTTTGATCACACCACCAAAATGATGATGTCGGAGATGAAAAATGTTTTTGATGGTTCTTTTTTAGTTTCAAATATGGAAACTTTAACTAAAATGACCAACGAAAATACTTTAGTGGTATTAGTGGATAATTCGGATGTTCAAAGAACTGATAATCCTGACGCACTAAAAAACACCGATCGCAATAATGTATTTGTTTTGGATCACCACCGAATTGGAAAAAGTATTGATTATTGTCCTGTGACTAATATTTACATTGATACAGGTGCTTCATCAGCTTCAGAAATTGTTACTGAAATTATTTCCTTTATTGAAAATAAAGTCATCATTGACCCAGTGACTGCACAATTATTGCTAAATGGAATTTATTTAGATACTAATCAATTCTCTAAATCAGTATCCCAACGGGCTTTTGCAGCTGCTGGATATTTAGAAGCTAAAGGAGCCAAAGGCTCAATAGCTGGAGAAATTTTAAAAATTGATAATGAAACTCGTAAAACTGTAGATTTAATTTTAAAAAATCTCACTGAAGTTAAAGAAGGTTTTTTCCTTGCTTATTCAAATATTGAAGCTTCAAATGATACTATTTCAATTGCAGCTGATGAGATTTTAAAAATTAAAGGACGAGTTGCTTCCTTTGTAGTAGCTAAGTTAAAAGGCTCAAAAGAAAAAGCTAAATACAAACTTAGTGCTCGAGGAATTAATACTAATGTTCAAATTATTTGTGAATCTGTAGGCGGAGGGGGACATTTTAACTCTGCGGCAGCCCTTTCGCAAGAAGACTTAAATGTTTTTGTTGATAACATTAAACACGCAATTATAATGACAGGAGCAAAGAAAAATGAAAGTAATTTTACTTAA
- the mgtE gene encoding magnesium transporter produces the protein MLENKNFDLPNDIEDKILLELIELIHSKSIKKIRDFLDEYTLADIAYATQSLIPSDQLFLLRSLKTADVAELFSYLDEDVQFQLVNNLTEDWGMKLLQELQTDELADILEDLPANLTRKILNHTDQEKRDKINAILSYDDDQVGSIMSVDISTLTNTLTCKKALAKIRRDYRNKVELSHNLYVVNQNGMLLGSIMLEEIVFSDEDVIIDDIYSPARSVYTYDSKEQAALIFADQDRSTLPVINRENYLIGMITSDDVIDVIQEAATEDIYKMSGINPDAAEESYLKTTVKTIVKSRILWLLVLMLSATISQLVIEKFTNISQEFIVHSLHINISVAIIVGLIPVISGSAGNAGSQSSTTITRATALGDLEFKDAGKAILKEVKVASIVGLIMFAFNILRLYLYFLIFKSEASWWALTFVILGSSISLFVVVIFAKFLGTIIPIFAMKLKKDPAVMSAPILTTLSDALSTLIFFGINIGMLALGVALKIVPLAK, from the coding sequence ATGTTAGAAAACAAAAATTTTGATTTACCAAATGATATTGAAGATAAAATCCTTCTTGAATTAATTGAGTTAATTCATAGTAAGAGTATTAAAAAAATTCGTGATTTTTTAGATGAATATACTTTAGCTGATATTGCATATGCAACTCAAAGTTTAATTCCTAGTGATCAGCTCTTTTTGTTGCGTTCACTCAAAACTGCTGATGTGGCTGAACTTTTTTCATATTTAGATGAAGATGTACAATTCCAGCTAGTTAATAATTTAACTGAAGATTGGGGAATGAAGCTCCTACAAGAGCTTCAAACTGACGAGCTAGCCGATATTTTAGAAGATCTTCCAGCCAATTTAACTCGCAAAATTTTAAATCATACTGACCAAGAAAAACGTGATAAAATTAACGCAATTTTATCTTATGATGATGATCAAGTCGGAAGTATTATGTCAGTTGATATTTCAACTTTAACTAACACTTTAACTTGTAAAAAAGCACTAGCTAAAATCCGCCGAGATTATCGCAATAAAGTGGAATTAAGCCATAACTTATATGTAGTTAATCAAAATGGAATGTTACTTGGCTCAATAATGCTTGAGGAAATTGTCTTTTCTGATGAAGATGTTATTATTGATGATATTTATTCGCCAGCAAGATCGGTTTACACTTACGATTCCAAAGAACAAGCAGCATTAATTTTTGCTGATCAAGACCGCTCAACGCTTCCAGTTATAAATCGAGAAAATTATCTTATTGGAATGATTACTTCTGATGATGTAATTGACGTTATTCAAGAAGCAGCTACTGAAGATATTTATAAAATGAGCGGAATTAATCCCGATGCCGCTGAAGAAAGTTATTTAAAAACAACCGTTAAAACTATTGTAAAGTCCCGTATTTTGTGGTTATTGGTACTAATGCTTTCAGCAACTATTAGTCAGCTTGTAATTGAAAAATTTACCAATATTAGTCAGGAATTTATTGTACATTCCTTACATATTAACATTTCAGTTGCTATTATTGTGGGACTAATTCCAGTTATTTCTGGATCTGCAGGAAATGCTGGTTCACAAAGTTCAACTACAATAACTCGGGCCACTGCTTTAGGAGATTTAGAGTTTAAAGACGCTGGGAAAGCTATTTTAAAAGAAGTTAAAGTGGCTTCAATTGTGGGTCTGATAATGTTTGCTTTTAATATTTTAAGACTCTATTTATACTTTTTAATTTTTAAAAGTGAAGCGAGTTGATGAGCACTAACATTTGTTATTTTAGGAAGCTCTATTTCACTTTTTGTAGTTGTAATTTTTGCAAAGTTTTTAGGAACTATTATCCCTATTTTTGCAATGAAACTTAAAAAAGATCCAGCAGTAATGTCTGCTCCAATTTTAACCACCCTTTCTGATGCACTTTCAACATTGATTTTCTTTGGAATTAACATTGGAATGCTGGCTCTTGGGGTAGCTTTAAAAATTGTGCCTTTAGCTAAATAA
- a CDS encoding CBS domain-containing protein: protein MSANSLLSSALDKLRKARAQMGFVVENNNSTKVKGIITIEDILEEIVGEIYDEHDNDEQIYELSLETSEVNSDLFVYDVFKQLDIEVSLLNQTEEELTLEQYLLLKTGDKKLYKKTSYTLDNKYQFKVISLAKDKKSHSIIEINKL from the coding sequence ATTTCAGCTAATTCATTGCTCTCTTCGGCACTAGATAAACTACGTAAAGCTCGGGCACAAATGGGATTTGTGGTGGAAAACAATAATTCTACTAAAGTTAAGGGAATTATTACCATTGAAGATATTTTAGAAGAGATTGTTGGTGAAATTTACGATGAACACGATAATGATGAGCAAATTTATGAACTTTCACTGGAAACTTCGGAAGTTAACTCCGACCTGTTTGTGTATGATGTTTTTAAACAATTAGATATTGAAGTCTCACTTCTTAATCAAACTGAAGAAGAACTGACTTTAGAGCAATATTTACTGCTAAAAACTGGCGATAAAAAGTTATACAAAAAAACTTCCTATACTTTAGATAATAAGTATCAATTTAAAGTTATTTCGCTTGCTAAAGACAAAAAATCCCACAGCATCATTGAAATTAATAAACTATAG
- a CDS encoding MHJ_0274 family protein, which translates to MADLYIWIIFGALIILIVGFIFYKIISEKITARKEKKLLIEFKAEAKAYTQSLTISVNRLIELNEEELNNFEVSVGKMKMKDINFIPAEYLKDLMNLDKFKRFVLPNPEFATFVKNLNNLKEIKANSWVSKCSKELSFFKEQANKVKQDISDEAYQKEINFLNQYYAFEKRKIIERR; encoded by the coding sequence ATGGCTGATTTATATATATGAATTATCTTTGGAGCGTTAATTATTTTAATTGTTGGATTTATTTTTTATAAAATAATTTCAGAAAAAATTACCGCTCGTAAAGAAAAAAAGTTACTTATAGAATTTAAAGCCGAAGCTAAAGCTTATACCCAATCATTAACTATAAGTGTCAATCGTTTAATTGAACTTAATGAAGAAGAATTAAACAATTTTGAAGTTAGTGTGGGAAAAATGAAGATGAAAGATATTAATTTTATTCCAGCTGAATACCTTAAAGATTTAATGAATTTAGACAAATTCAAACGGTTTGTGCTACCAAACCCTGAATTTGCTACCTTTGTTAAAAATTTAAATAATTTAAAAGAGATCAAAGCTAATTCATGGGTATCAAAATGTTCTAAGGAATTAAGTTTTTTTAAAGAACAAGCAAATAAAGTCAAACAAGATATCTCTGATGAAGCATATCAAAAAGAAATAAATTTTTTAAATCAATATTATGCTTTTGAAAAAAGAAAAATAATTGAGCGGAGATAA
- the pgsA gene encoding CDP-diacylglycerol--glycerol-3-phosphate 3-phosphatidyltransferase: MKFNITKENFPNILTMVRIWIAFLLVAFLIFFGTEIYSDFNRFQKYRISLSWIMFVFFTLAIATDFADGYLARKWKVVSDYGKLWDPLADKIITIVALVYLILANWFNPGLVVLIVIRDLIVDGLRIQMARKQMDVKASKLAKIKTFYISILIIVTLLLNGIFLSSNGIPTNVENLYSTAQKALSIVVLIGLIGAVIISYVSGYQYLEKSLKHKQ; the protein is encoded by the coding sequence ATGAAATTTAATATCACCAAAGAAAATTTTCCCAATATTTTAACAATGGTGCGGATTTGAATTGCATTTTTATTGGTTGCATTTTTAATCTTTTTTGGAACCGAAATATATAGTGATTTTAATAGATTTCAAAAGTATCGCATTTCTCTTTCTTGAATTATGTTTGTCTTTTTTACTCTTGCTATTGCAACTGATTTTGCTGATGGGTATCTGGCTCGCAAATGAAAAGTAGTTTCAGATTATGGAAAACTTTGAGATCCGCTTGCCGATAAGATAATCACAATTGTAGCTCTTGTTTATTTAATTTTAGCTAATTGATTTAATCCTGGTTTAGTTGTTTTAATTGTCATTCGTGATTTAATTGTTGATGGTTTAAGAATTCAAATGGCTCGTAAACAAATGGATGTTAAAGCTTCTAAATTAGCAAAAATTAAAACTTTTTATATTTCGATTTTAATTATTGTAACTTTACTGTTAAATGGAATTTTCCTTAGTTCAAATGGAATACCTACTAATGTTGAAAATCTTTATTCAACAGCTCAAAAAGCACTTTCAATTGTTGTTTTAATTGGATTAATTGGAGCTGTTATTATCAGTTATGTTTCGGGATATCAATATTTAGAAAAATCACTTAAACACAAACAGTAG
- a CDS encoding DnaB-like helicase C-terminal domain-containing protein, which yields MFQNNNSEKNYLTLIEPFLNPQTLFQDDEVEKNVLSSMIADEEMQQRGAQYLSESDFFIPENKQVFRYILFLKSKIGSVFPFFDFANLIENLEKIQNNNAFSLVNSVLISLISTKIINETHFLTNIEKLIDLTKMRNLEAYYTYELKKIQNPQDHFEWKEAYQNIQQFLSDNSQNSIHSSSFKHIRETSSELIQSINERIIGESDEFSIKTKFEAIDKYVNGFKPGQFIILAARPGIGKTAFALNIARNITLENLLSTNSAVINSLNEETPRVRNVAFISLEMPASELTSRFLSTHSEVSLNKIQDPKKLNSYEKQKLDSFSLSFDKMNVYFDDVPTSSIDDITWKLRLLNKNLNYQLDLIIIDYLQLISGPPNGRGNRQQEVSIISRNLKTLALELKIPIMALSQLSRSVETREDKKPQLHDLRESGSIEQDADIVIFLSRNADSKQEDMSYNTLLSVAKNRNGQLGIAGLQYNGEIVSFTEYVKQENK from the coding sequence ATGTTTCAAAATAATAATTCCGAAAAAAACTATCTTACGCTTATTGAACCGTTTTTAAATCCACAAACTCTATTTCAAGATGATGAAGTGGAAAAAAACGTTCTTTCATCAATGATTGCTGATGAAGAAATGCAACAGCGTGGAGCTCAATACTTAAGCGAAAGTGACTTTTTTATCCCCGAAAATAAACAAGTTTTTCGCTATATTTTATTTTTAAAAAGCAAAATAGGGAGTGTCTTTCCATTTTTTGATTTTGCTAATTTAATTGAAAATTTAGAAAAAATCCAAAACAATAATGCTTTTAGCTTAGTTAATTCAGTTTTAATTTCACTAATATCCACAAAAATTATTAATGAGACGCATTTTTTAACTAACATTGAAAAATTAATTGACCTCACCAAAATGCGTAATTTAGAAGCTTATTATACTTATGAACTTAAAAAAATCCAAAATCCACAAGATCATTTTGAATGAAAAGAAGCTTACCAAAACATTCAGCAATTTCTTTCTGATAACTCACAAAACTCAATTCATAGCAGTAGTTTTAAGCATATTCGCGAAACTTCAAGCGAATTAATTCAATCAATTAATGAACGCATTATTGGAGAAAGCGATGAGTTTTCAATTAAAACCAAATTTGAAGCTATTGACAAATATGTTAATGGCTTTAAACCAGGACAATTTATTATTTTAGCAGCTCGTCCAGGAATTGGAAAAACTGCCTTTGCACTTAATATTGCTCGAAACATTACTTTAGAAAATCTTTTAAGCACAAATTCTGCAGTAATTAATTCTTTAAATGAGGAAACTCCAAGAGTTCGAAATGTTGCTTTTATTTCACTAGAAATGCCTGCCAGTGAGCTAACATCACGTTTTTTGTCAACTCACTCAGAAGTCTCATTAAATAAAATTCAAGATCCTAAAAAATTAAATTCTTACGAAAAACAAAAACTTGATTCGTTTTCATTAAGTTTTGATAAAATGAATGTATATTTTGATGATGTTCCAACTAGTAGCATTGATGATATTACTTGAAAATTAAGATTGCTAAATAAAAATTTAAATTATCAACTAGATTTAATTATTATTGATTATTTACAACTTATTAGCGGACCACCAAATGGACGCGGAAACCGCCAGCAAGAAGTCTCGATTATTTCTCGGAATTTAAAAACTTTAGCACTGGAATTGAAAATTCCAATTATGGCATTATCACAACTTTCTCGGAGTGTTGAAACTCGCGAAGATAAAAAACCTCAACTTCACGATCTTAGAGAATCTGGTTCAATTGAACAAGATGCTGATATTGTAATCTTTTTAAGCCGAAACGCTGATAGTAAGCAAGAAGATATGAGTTATAATACTTTACTTTCGGTTGCTAAAAACCGTAATGGACAACTTGGAATAGCTGGATTGCAATACAATGGTGAAATTGTTAGTTTTACCGAATATGTTAAACAAGAAAACAAATAA
- the rplI gene encoding 50S ribosomal protein L9 produces the protein MKVILLKDCKEGKANTIVEVSNGYGSNFLVKNGFALPYNEKTAKTLERKLQQLSADEHQKRSEFLKLKEALENLTLKFVLKATVDKNHNLNVHKSVSTKEVHEELKKLGYTLPKHALEKIHFVSEGSHEVTANLYKDINALIRLEITINVSK, from the coding sequence ATGAAAGTAATTTTACTTAAAGATTGTAAAGAAGGAAAAGCAAATACCATTGTTGAAGTCTCAAATGGGTATGGAAGTAATTTTTTAGTTAAAAATGGATTTGCTTTACCATATAATGAAAAAACCGCTAAAACTTTAGAGCGTAAATTGCAACAGCTTTCAGCTGATGAACACCAAAAACGTTCTGAATTTTTAAAGTTAAAGGAAGCTTTAGAAAATCTTACTCTAAAATTTGTACTTAAAGCAACTGTGGATAAAAACCACAATTTAAACGTTCACAAGAGCGTTTCAACTAAAGAAGTCCACGAAGAATTAAAAAAACTTGGATATACTCTTCCAAAACATGCATTGGAAAAAATTCATTTTGTCTCTGAGGGAAGTCATGAAGTGACTGCAAATTTATATAAAGATATTAATGCACTCATTAGATTGGAAATTACAATAAATGTTTCAAAATAA